The Phyllostomus discolor isolate MPI-MPIP mPhyDis1 chromosome 4, mPhyDis1.pri.v3, whole genome shotgun sequence genome window below encodes:
- the RPL10A gene encoding 60S ribosomal protein L10a: MSSKVSRDTLYEAVREVLHGNQRKRRKFLETVELQISLKNYDPQKDKRFSGTVRLKSTPRPKFSVCVLGDQQHCDEAKAVDIPHMDIEALKKLNKNKKLVKKLAKKYDAFLASESLIKQIPRILGPGLNKAGKFPSLLTHNENMVAKVDEVKSTIKFQMKKVLCLAVAVGHVKMTDDELVYNIHLAVNFLVSLLKKNWQNVRALYIKSTMGKPQRLY, from the exons ATGAG cagCAAAGTCTCCCGCGACACCCTCTACGAGGCCGTGCGGGAAGTCCTGCACGGGAACCAGCGCAAGCGCCGGAA GTTTTTGGAGACGGTGGAGTTGCAGATCAGCTTGAAGAACTATGATCCCCAGAAGGACAAACGCTTCTCGGGCACCGTCAG GCTTAAGTCCACTCCCCGTCCCAAGTTCTCCGTGTGTGTTCTGGGGGACCAGCAGCACTGCGATGAGGCCAAGGCCGTGGACATCCCCCACATGGACATCGAGGCGCTGAAGAAACTCAACAAGAATAAGAAACTGGTCAAGAAGCTGG CCAAGAAGTATGATGCCTTTTTGGCTTCAGAGTCTCTGATCAAGCAGATCCCACGAATCCTGGGCCCAGGCCTGAATAAGGCTGGCAAGTTCCCTTCCTTGTTGACCCACAATGAGAACATGGTGGCCAAAGTTGATGAAGTCAAATCCACAATTAAGTTCCAGATGAAGAAG GTGCTGTGTCTGGCAGTGGCTGTCGGCCACGTGAAGATGACAGATGATGAGCTTGTGTACAACATCCACTTAGCTGTCAATTTCCTGGTGTCACTACTCAAAAAGAACTGGCAGAACGTCCGGGCTTTGTACATCAAGAGCACCATGGGCAAGCCCCAGCGCCTGTACTAA
- the TEAD3 gene encoding transcriptional enhancer factor TEF-5, giving the protein NCVPGRAEQWFFGACEGQGGGRGPEGGLEAVLPRSRPGPGRSRVPSPRPSSVLPKLGELAVSARPPRGPGGAGPRETAPEVREDGEREKFEKQASRGEPDRPGSGCPGGSGPEPRVTSTIASNNWNTSSSPGEAREDGPEGLDKGLDNDAEGVWSPDIEQSFQEALAIYPPCGRRKIILSDEGKMYGRNELIARYIKLRTGKTRTRKQVSSHIQVLARKKVREYQVGIKVSSHLQVLARRKSREIQSKLKAMNLDQVSKDKALQSMASMSSAQIVSASVLQNKFSPPSPLPQAVFSTSSRFWSSPPLLGQQPGPSQDIKPFAQPAYPIQPPLPPTLTGYEPLAPLPPAAASVPVWQDRTIASSRLRLLEYSAFMEVQRDPDTYSKHLFVHIGQTNPAFSDPPLEAVDVRQIYDKFPEKKGGLKELYEKGPPNAFFLVKFWADLNSTIQEGPGAFYGVSSQYSSADSMTISVSTKVCSFGKQVVEKVETEYARLENGRFVYRIHRSPMCEYMINFIHKLKHLPEKYMMNSVLENFTILQVVTSRDSQETLLVIAFVFEVSTSEHGAQHHVYKLVKD; this is encoded by the exons AACTGCGTCCCGGGCCGAGCGGAGCAGTGGTTCTTCGGCGCGTGCGAAGGACAGGGCGGCGGAAGGGGTCCGGAGGGCGGGCTGGAGGCCGTCCTTCCCCGCTCCCGCCCTGGCCCCGGGCGCTCCCGCGTTCCCTCCCCGCGCCCGTCATCTGTCCTACCGAAACTCGGCGAGCTCGCCGTGTCAGCACGCCCCCCGCGGGGGCCCGGGGGAGCTGGGCCGAGAGAGACGGCCCCGGAGGTCCGGGAAGACGGGGAAAGGGAGAAATTCGAGAAACAAGCCTCTCGGGGAGAACCAGACAGACCAG gctcaggctgcccagggggcTCAGGCCCGGAGCCCAGAGTAACCAGCACAATAGCGTCCAACAACTGGAAcaccagcagcagccccggggAGGCCCGGGAGGATGGGCCCGAGGGCCTGGACAAGGGGCTGGACAACGATGCGGAGGGGGTGTGGAGCCCGGACATCGAGCAGAGCTTCCAGGAGGCCCTGGCCATCTACCCACCCTGCGGCCGCCGCAAGATCATCCTGTCGGACGAGGGCAAGATGTACG GTCGGAATGAGCTGATCGCACGCTATATTAAATTGAGGACGGGAAAGACTCGGACAAGAAAGCAG GTGTCCAGCCACATACAGGTTCTAGCCCGGAAGAAGGTGCGGGAGTACCAGGTCGGCATCAAG gTCTCTAGCCACTTGCAGGTTCTAGCCAGGCGGAAATCTCGGGAGATTCAGTCCAAGCTGAAG GCCATGAACCTG gaccaAGTCTCCAAGGACAAAGCCCTGCAGAGCATGGCCTCCATGTCCTCTGCCCAGATCGTCTCTGCCAGTGTCCTACAGAACAAGTTCAGcccgccctcccctctgccccaggccgTCTTCTCCACCTCCTCTCGG TTCTGGAGCAGCCCCCCGCTCCTGGGACAGCAGCCCGGACCCTCTCAGGA CATCAAGCCCTTTGCACAGCCAGCCTACCCCATCCAGCCGCCCCTGCCACCGACGCTCACCG GTTACGAGCCCCTGGCCCCGCTccccccagctgctgcctctgtgccCGTGTGGCAGGATCGCACCATCGCCTCTTCCCGGCTGCGGCTCCTCGAGTATTCCGCCTTCATGGAGGTGCAGCGAGACCCTGACACG TACAGCAAACACCTGTTTGTGCACATCGGCCAGACCAACCCCGCCTTCTCGGACCCACCCCTGGAGGCAGTGGATGTGCGTCAGATCTACGACAAGTTCCCTGAGAAGAAGGGTGGACTGAAGGAGCTCTATGAGAAGGGGCCCCCCAACGCCTTCTTCCTCGTCAAGTTCTGG GCGGACCTCAACAGCACCATCCAGGAGGGCCCGGGAGCCTTCTACGGGGTCAGCTCCCAGTACAGCTCAGCCGATAGCATGACCATCAGTGTCTCCACCAAGGTGTGCTCCTTTGGCAAGCAGGTGGTGGAGAAGGTGGAG ACGGAGTACGCCAGGCTAGAGAACGGGCGCTTCGTGTACCGCATCCACCGCTCGCCCATGTGCGAGTACATGATCAACTTCATCCACAAGCTGAAGCACCTACCAGAGAAGTACATGATGAACAGTGTCCTGGAGAACTTCACCATCTTGCAG GTGGTCACCAGCCGAGACTCCCAGGAGACCCTGCTTGTCATTGCTTTTGTCTTCGAAGTCTCCACCAGCGAGCACGGGGCCCAGCACCATGTCTACAAGCTGGTCAAAGACTAG